Proteins from a genomic interval of Nocardia sp. BMG51109:
- a CDS encoding helix-turn-helix domain-containing protein has protein sequence MGDRSNRKRSNRGRSHRKRSGRLPGITPEYLRQIEEGEVLPSPEVIDRLADVYQLGDLARRHLHDLYSSEVDGPAPVPDIVVTNEHRRRVDDHSPHPAALLDHRWNVLHANAGYRRVLPGIGAGENNLLAWMFLDDRARSIVIDHTAEARKLVGRFKLTYGTFLGDPEFEDILRRCESDEFFDAAWSDFRALTDSPGPTPMNWRDPGTDRLLRVTEQRVPDSEWLTLHTATPIDQQL, from the coding sequence ATGGGCGACCGCTCTAACCGCAAGCGCTCGAACCGCGGGCGCTCCCACCGCAAGCGATCCGGTCGGCTGCCGGGCATCACCCCCGAATACCTCCGGCAGATCGAAGAGGGCGAAGTCCTGCCGTCGCCCGAGGTCATCGACCGCCTTGCCGACGTCTACCAGCTCGGCGACCTCGCCCGACGGCACCTCCACGACCTGTACTCCAGCGAGGTCGACGGGCCGGCGCCCGTCCCCGACATCGTCGTCACCAACGAGCACCGCCGCCGCGTCGACGACCACTCACCGCACCCCGCCGCACTCCTCGACCACCGCTGGAACGTCCTGCACGCCAACGCCGGCTACCGGCGTGTGCTGCCCGGCATCGGCGCCGGCGAGAACAACCTCCTCGCCTGGATGTTCCTCGACGACCGCGCCCGCTCGATCGTCATCGACCACACCGCCGAGGCCCGCAAGCTCGTCGGCCGCTTCAAACTCACCTACGGAACCTTCCTAGGTGACCCCGAATTCGAAGACATCCTCCGGCGCTGCGAGAGCGACGAGTTCTTCGACGCGGCCTGGTCGGACTTCCGCGCGCTCACCGACAGCCCCGGCCCGACGCCGATGAACTGGCGCGACCCCGGCACCGACCGTCTTCTGCGCGTCACCGAACAGCGAGTGCCCGACAGCGAATGGCTGACCCTGCACACCGCGACCCCGATCGACCAGCAACTGTGA
- a CDS encoding SAM-dependent methyltransferase has protein sequence MAPSRPDESPAPSTDPVASTALWMAAERARESARPDRLFDDPLADALAGPEGGRIMAEMGAEMPENPALPIRTRYFDDRLLNMVGANGITQVVLLAAGMDTRAFRLGFPDDVVVFELDRPALLALKEQRLETTGARPTCDRRTVPADLARPWTHPLLSAGYLETKPAVFVAEGLLGYLSEPQVHELLGTAARLSNPNSVALADVSGRVPPGTPFLDTWSARLTEAGVSRRFATDEPEALFAAHGWRAEVAGYGEETADFGRWPWPVPDRDDPNWPHNYLVTAHRSGS, from the coding sequence ATGGCCCCATCGAGACCGGACGAATCTCCCGCTCCGTCAACCGATCCCGTAGCCTCGACCGCGCTGTGGATGGCCGCGGAACGGGCCCGCGAGTCGGCGCGGCCGGATCGGCTGTTCGACGATCCCTTGGCCGATGCCCTCGCCGGGCCGGAGGGCGGCAGGATCATGGCCGAGATGGGCGCCGAGATGCCGGAGAATCCCGCGCTGCCGATTCGCACCCGCTACTTCGACGACCGTCTGCTGAACATGGTGGGAGCCAACGGGATCACACAGGTCGTGCTGTTGGCCGCGGGCATGGATACGCGCGCGTTCCGGCTCGGTTTTCCCGACGACGTCGTCGTCTTCGAACTCGACAGACCCGCACTGCTCGCGCTGAAGGAGCAGCGCCTGGAGACGACCGGGGCGCGGCCCACCTGCGACCGCCGAACGGTCCCGGCCGATCTGGCACGACCGTGGACCCACCCGCTGCTGTCGGCCGGATACCTGGAGACGAAACCGGCCGTATTCGTGGCCGAGGGTCTGCTCGGTTACCTGTCGGAACCGCAAGTGCACGAGCTGCTCGGCACGGCGGCACGGCTGAGCAATCCGAACAGCGTGGCGCTGGCCGATGTTTCCGGCCGGGTGCCGCCCGGAACCCCGTTCCTGGACACCTGGTCGGCCCGGCTCACGGAGGCGGGTGTCAGCCGGCGCTTCGCCACCGACGAACCCGAGGCGCTGTTCGCCGCGCACGGCTGGCGCGCCGAGGTCGCCGGATACGGCGAGGAGACCGCCGATTTCGGGCGGTGGCCGTGGCCCGTCCCGGACCGCGACGACCCGAACTGGCCGCACAACTACCTCGTCACCGCCCACCGCTCGGGCAGCTGA
- a CDS encoding CoA transferase: protein MASRNSAHNAENPAEPPLRGCVVADLSTGIAGAYCTKLLRDGGAEIVKIEPPEGDPLRRWSASGAAVETGCDGALFSFLAGGKASVVADPDVPADLDLVDAVLESADVVVWSPGSRLTEHPRFAATALRRAHRHLVVTAVTPFGLDGPWSDRAATEFTLQAWSGGIVGLGRGAPEQAPVHVGGRIGEWFAGAYASAATMTSRLRTLGSGAGELVDLSILEAQILGLTYYPVSFHEALGRPFRTERRLTVPGVAAAADGLVALGCGTAQQWFDLCAMVGHPEWIEQDTDLSITERALANAPEIYAWLADRPSEVIRDLASAFRIPNGPVVHGANAAEMDHHVARGSFTTNPRDGFTQPVAPYRTRPALLREPRRAPRLGEHTEQYRSASPRHRGPLPRVQPDPLPFRELRVLDLTTYWAGPSCTHFLAMLGAEVIHVESAGRPDGTRLIAGVPASEEQWWEKSPIFSGLNTGKKGITVDFRTERGRDLLLRLAATCDVVVENYTPRVLEQVGLDYSALRKLRPDTIMVRMPGFGLDGPWRDNPAFAYIIEDTSGLTWLTGHPDRNPLEPYAIGDPNAGVHALNGLLLALEHRRRSGRGALVEAAMVDAALNVAAEQVIEYSAYGALLERDGNRGPEAAPQNLYRAAGVDEFGRPDCWVAIAVATDAQWRQLREALGNPFWALVPELCSAAGRREQHDAIDERLAEWCAARDSDEIVRILWDAGVPVAKVMQPHRQAELPQLRFRGFFEPVDHPVARTAGHSTVPARFSGGPDRFHRSPAPLLGQHNDEILTALGFSEAEIRALEADGIIGGFPEVVRTPVKSE, encoded by the coding sequence ATGGCATCGAGAAATTCGGCACACAATGCGGAGAACCCCGCGGAGCCCCCGCTGCGCGGATGTGTCGTGGCCGATCTGTCCACCGGCATCGCCGGCGCGTACTGCACCAAGCTGCTGCGCGACGGCGGCGCGGAGATCGTGAAGATCGAACCGCCGGAGGGCGATCCGCTGCGCCGGTGGTCGGCCTCCGGCGCAGCCGTCGAAACCGGGTGCGACGGTGCGCTGTTCAGCTTCCTGGCCGGCGGCAAGGCGAGCGTGGTCGCCGATCCGGACGTTCCCGCCGACCTCGATCTCGTCGACGCCGTGCTGGAGTCGGCCGATGTCGTGGTGTGGTCGCCGGGTTCGCGGCTCACCGAGCATCCCCGGTTCGCCGCCACCGCCCTCCGCCGCGCGCACCGGCACCTGGTGGTCACCGCCGTCACGCCGTTCGGGCTGGACGGCCCCTGGAGTGACCGTGCCGCCACGGAATTCACCCTGCAAGCCTGGTCCGGCGGCATCGTCGGGCTGGGGCGCGGCGCACCCGAGCAGGCTCCCGTGCATGTCGGCGGCCGGATCGGCGAATGGTTCGCCGGGGCGTACGCCTCGGCCGCCACCATGACCTCGCGGCTGCGCACGCTCGGATCCGGCGCCGGCGAACTGGTCGACCTGTCGATCCTGGAGGCGCAGATCCTCGGGCTCACCTACTATCCCGTCTCGTTCCACGAGGCGCTGGGCCGGCCGTTCCGCACCGAGCGACGGCTCACCGTGCCGGGGGTCGCCGCGGCCGCCGACGGGCTCGTCGCCCTCGGCTGCGGTACCGCGCAGCAGTGGTTCGACCTGTGCGCGATGGTCGGCCACCCGGAATGGATCGAACAGGACACCGACCTGTCGATCACCGAGCGCGCTCTCGCGAACGCGCCCGAGATCTACGCGTGGCTGGCCGACCGGCCCTCCGAGGTGATCCGCGACCTGGCCTCGGCGTTCCGCATACCCAACGGCCCGGTCGTGCACGGCGCCAACGCCGCCGAGATGGACCATCACGTCGCCCGCGGCTCGTTCACGACCAACCCCCGCGACGGGTTCACCCAGCCGGTCGCGCCGTACCGCACCCGGCCCGCGCTGCTGCGCGAGCCGCGGCGCGCGCCGCGGCTCGGCGAGCACACCGAGCAGTACCGGTCCGCGAGCCCGCGCCACCGCGGCCCGCTGCCCCGGGTCCAGCCGGATCCCTTGCCGTTCCGGGAACTTCGCGTCCTGGACCTGACCACCTACTGGGCGGGTCCGTCCTGCACGCATTTCCTCGCCATGCTCGGCGCCGAGGTCATCCACGTCGAATCCGCGGGCCGGCCGGACGGCACCCGGCTCATCGCCGGTGTCCCGGCCTCCGAGGAACAGTGGTGGGAGAAGTCGCCGATCTTCTCCGGGCTGAACACCGGCAAGAAGGGCATCACGGTCGACTTCCGCACCGAACGCGGGCGCGACCTGCTGCTGCGGCTCGCCGCCACCTGCGATGTCGTCGTCGAGAACTACACGCCGCGGGTGCTCGAGCAGGTCGGCCTGGACTATTCCGCGCTGCGGAAGCTGCGACCCGACACCATCATGGTCCGGATGCCGGGCTTCGGCCTGGACGGTCCCTGGCGCGACAACCCGGCCTTCGCCTACATCATCGAGGACACCTCCGGCCTGACCTGGCTGACCGGTCACCCGGATCGAAACCCCTTGGAGCCCTATGCGATCGGCGATCCGAACGCCGGTGTGCACGCGCTCAACGGGCTGCTGCTCGCGCTCGAACACCGGCGGCGGTCCGGTCGGGGCGCACTGGTGGAGGCCGCGATGGTGGATGCCGCGCTCAATGTCGCCGCCGAGCAGGTGATCGAGTACTCCGCCTACGGCGCCCTGCTGGAGCGCGACGGCAACCGCGGTCCCGAGGCCGCACCCCAGAACCTCTACCGCGCCGCGGGCGTGGACGAGTTCGGCAGGCCGGACTGCTGGGTCGCGATCGCGGTGGCCACCGACGCGCAGTGGCGGCAGTTGCGGGAGGCGCTCGGCAACCCGTTCTGGGCGCTGGTCCCCGAACTGTGCTCCGCCGCGGGCCGCCGCGAACAGCACGACGCCATCGACGAGCGGCTCGCCGAATGGTGCGCCGCCCGCGACAGCGACGAGATCGTCCGAATCCTCTGGGACGCGGGCGTTCCCGTCGCCAAGGTGATGCAGCCGCACCGCCAGGCCGAACTGCCGCAACTGCGGTTCCGGGGATTCTTCGAACCCGTCGACCACCCGGTCGCCCGGACCGCCGGGCACAGCACGGTTCCCGCGCGCTTCTCCGGCGGGCCGGACCGGTTCCACCGCTCCCCCGCTCCCCTGCTCGGCCAGCACAACGACGAAATCCTCACCGCCCTGGGCTTTTCCGAGGCAGAGATCCGCGCGCTGGAAGCCGACGGAATCATCGGGGGTTTCCCCGAGGTCGTCCGCACCCCCGTGAAGTCCGAGTAA
- a CDS encoding enoyl-CoA hydratase/isomerase family protein, translating into MPGQPSAEEIVRYAKDPETRIATITFDRADQLNAPTIAARLRYADLLHRASVDDEVKVLVVRGSGDDLGTGADLPEFMDVQKSDDPGPRLGEFKIGADEVRYPPRDSFRHGATISQWYANAQAGCRSLQEFKKISIVEVKGYCYGWHFYQAADADIVLASDDALFGHPSFRYYGWGPRMWTWAQTMGLRRFQEMVFTGRAFTAQEMYDCNFVNRVVTRDELEDLTEKYALACARNRPTDTVFMQKIFFEVVKQHQGEYMGSLLSGFFESMGGHIRPDDDELMLDDAFDGGLNNSVKDNDARFPPDFRLSKSGRKKQE; encoded by the coding sequence ATGCCCGGACAACCCTCGGCTGAAGAGATCGTCCGCTACGCCAAGGATCCCGAGACACGGATCGCGACCATCACCTTCGACCGCGCCGACCAGCTCAACGCGCCGACCATCGCCGCGCGGCTGCGCTACGCCGATCTGCTGCACCGGGCGAGCGTCGACGACGAGGTCAAGGTGCTGGTGGTCCGGGGCTCGGGCGACGACCTGGGCACCGGGGCCGATCTCCCCGAGTTCATGGACGTGCAGAAGTCCGACGATCCGGGGCCGCGGCTGGGTGAGTTCAAGATCGGCGCGGACGAGGTGCGCTATCCGCCGCGCGACTCCTTCCGGCACGGCGCCACCATCAGCCAGTGGTACGCCAACGCGCAGGCCGGCTGCCGCAGCCTGCAGGAGTTCAAGAAGATCAGCATCGTCGAGGTGAAGGGCTACTGCTACGGCTGGCACTTCTACCAGGCCGCCGACGCGGATATCGTGCTCGCCTCCGACGACGCGCTGTTCGGGCACCCGTCGTTCCGGTACTACGGCTGGGGCCCGCGCATGTGGACCTGGGCACAGACCATGGGGCTGCGCCGGTTTCAGGAGATGGTGTTCACCGGCCGGGCGTTCACCGCGCAGGAGATGTACGACTGCAACTTCGTGAACCGGGTCGTCACCCGCGACGAGCTGGAGGACCTGACCGAGAAGTACGCGCTGGCCTGCGCGCGCAACCGGCCCACCGACACGGTCTTCATGCAGAAGATCTTCTTCGAGGTGGTCAAGCAGCATCAGGGCGAGTACATGGGCAGCCTGCTGAGCGGGTTCTTCGAGTCGATGGGCGGTCACATCCGTCCCGACGACGACGAGCTGATGCTGGACGACGCCTTCGACGGCGGGCTGAACAACTCGGTCAAGGACAACGACGCGCGGTTCCCCCCGGATTTCCGGCTGAGCAAATCGGGGCGCAAGAAGCAGGAGTGA
- a CDS encoding Xaa-Pro peptidase family protein, translating into MGTEVLADDRALRHGRRDRALAQMRAHDLDVLVLGRQGNARYIAGAPQLWVAGTRPFGPVATVVRETGAVHLLSTWDEGIPDDIPHDHLYGLAWNPMTTIAVLRDIEGAATARRVGTDALSPNFAKLLPLAFPNAELVDGELAMRTARRTKTPEEIAVLRHSIRVAETGLAAAVAGLAADSSEQDLTGVLMEAMTAGGVSTPASQDSVWVTSREHPWRRAGTDRRARPGDLVAFSSGVLGDGYIGEVGRTWPVGDGDDRARKLYGRRDALWGRLIEACRPGAAAGELLTAYETAGEPLPPMPVARGLGMGFDPPVVSPQLRETAAAERLEPGMVLSVTGYVWQEGVGAVFGRDAVLITDDGCEVLTTAPHWDH; encoded by the coding sequence ATGGGCACTGAGGTTCTCGCCGACGATCGCGCCCTGCGGCATGGGCGGCGCGATCGCGCACTGGCGCAGATGCGAGCCCATGATCTCGATGTCCTCGTCCTCGGCCGGCAGGGCAACGCCCGGTACATCGCGGGCGCGCCCCAGCTGTGGGTCGCCGGGACCAGGCCGTTCGGGCCGGTGGCGACGGTGGTGCGCGAGACGGGCGCGGTGCATCTGCTGAGCACCTGGGACGAGGGCATCCCCGACGACATCCCGCACGATCATCTGTACGGCCTGGCGTGGAATCCGATGACCACCATCGCCGTGCTGCGCGACATCGAGGGCGCGGCCACCGCGCGGCGGGTCGGCACCGACGCCCTGTCGCCGAACTTCGCGAAGCTGCTCCCGCTGGCCTTCCCGAACGCCGAACTGGTGGACGGCGAGCTGGCCATGCGCACCGCCCGGCGCACCAAGACTCCCGAAGAGATCGCGGTGCTGCGCCATTCGATCCGGGTCGCCGAGACCGGCCTCGCGGCGGCGGTGGCCGGACTCGCGGCGGACAGCAGCGAGCAGGATCTCACGGGCGTGCTGATGGAGGCCATGACGGCCGGCGGCGTCAGCACGCCGGCGTCGCAGGATTCCGTCTGGGTGACCTCCCGCGAGCATCCCTGGCGGCGGGCCGGAACCGATCGGCGCGCGCGGCCGGGCGATCTCGTCGCCTTCTCCTCCGGCGTCCTCGGCGACGGATACATCGGCGAGGTCGGCCGCACCTGGCCGGTCGGCGACGGCGACGACCGCGCCCGGAAACTGTACGGGCGTCGGGATGCGTTGTGGGGCAGGCTTATCGAGGCCTGTCGTCCGGGCGCGGCGGCCGGCGAGCTGCTCACCGCCTACGAGACCGCGGGCGAGCCGCTGCCGCCGATGCCGGTCGCCCGGGGGCTCGGCATGGGATTCGACCCGCCGGTCGTCTCGCCGCAGCTGCGCGAGACCGCCGCCGCGGAACGCCTGGAACCGGGAATGGTCCTGTCGGTCACCGGATACGTGTGGCAGGAGGGCGTCGGCGCGGTGTTCGGGCGGGATGCCGTGCTGATCACCGACGACGGCTGCGAGGTGCTCACGACCGCACCGCACTGGGATCACTGA
- a CDS encoding Xaa-Pro peptidase family protein, with amino-acid sequence MTSTHTTATGLVIPEVPDRARMRRETGARLRSSMAARGVDALVLLNNSNVVYATGANWPLGDAGLAHVERPVAIVVAGDPWPHLFMPFREGSSDDSDLPADHLHGPVYLEFDEGVRDFARILADLVPAGSAVAVDESTGAMSRARSELFPAGPPSDAALVVGPAKLIKTPDEIACIRTAARITDTAMVDVQAALAPGRRQIDLSARFIRRAFELGATASMLDAIWQVMPDTKADGVWTTHGDLALPLLTTERELAAGDVLWTDVSITYGGYCSDFGRTWTVGTEPTARQRKQFERWHEILTAVLDVTRAGATAADLARAATKANGGDKPWLPHFYLGHGIGVSAAETPMIGTDLGAEFDENFVFEPNMVLVLEPVVWEDGTGGYRSEEIIVITEEGSIALTDYPYAPYGH; translated from the coding sequence ATGACCAGCACACATACCACCGCCACGGGCCTCGTGATCCCCGAGGTGCCCGACCGCGCGCGGATGCGCCGCGAGACCGGCGCCCGGCTGCGGTCGTCGATGGCCGCCCGGGGCGTCGACGCGCTCGTCCTGCTCAACAACAGCAATGTCGTCTACGCCACCGGCGCCAACTGGCCGCTCGGCGACGCCGGACTGGCGCACGTCGAGCGACCGGTCGCCATCGTGGTCGCGGGCGATCCGTGGCCGCATCTGTTCATGCCGTTCCGGGAGGGCTCCTCGGACGATTCCGACCTGCCCGCCGATCACCTGCACGGTCCCGTCTATCTCGAATTCGACGAGGGCGTACGGGATTTCGCGCGGATACTGGCCGATCTGGTACCGGCCGGGTCCGCCGTCGCGGTCGACGAGTCCACCGGCGCGATGTCGCGGGCACGGTCCGAGCTGTTCCCCGCCGGCCCGCCCTCCGACGCGGCCCTGGTGGTCGGCCCGGCCAAGCTGATCAAGACCCCCGACGAGATCGCCTGCATTCGCACGGCCGCCCGGATCACCGATACGGCCATGGTCGACGTGCAGGCGGCACTCGCACCCGGCCGCCGGCAGATCGATCTCTCGGCGCGTTTCATCCGCCGGGCCTTCGAACTGGGCGCCACCGCCAGCATGCTGGACGCGATCTGGCAGGTGATGCCCGATACCAAGGCCGACGGCGTCTGGACCACGCACGGCGACCTCGCGCTGCCGCTGCTGACCACCGAACGGGAACTGGCGGCCGGCGACGTGCTGTGGACCGACGTCAGCATCACCTACGGCGGCTACTGCTCCGACTTCGGCCGCACCTGGACCGTCGGCACGGAACCCACTGCGCGCCAGCGGAAACAGTTCGAGCGGTGGCACGAGATTCTCACGGCGGTGCTGGACGTCACCCGCGCCGGCGCCACCGCGGCCGATCTCGCCCGCGCGGCGACCAAGGCCAACGGCGGGGACAAGCCCTGGCTGCCGCATTTCTATCTGGGCCACGGCATCGGCGTCAGCGCGGCCGAAACACCCATGATCGGAACGGATCTCGGCGCGGAGTTCGACGAGAACTTCGTCTTCGAACCCAACATGGTGCTGGTACTCGAGCCGGTGGTCTGGGAGGACGGCACCGGCGGCTACCGCAGTGAGGAGATCATCGTGATCACGGAGGAGGGCTCGATAGCCCTGACCGACTACCCCTACGCGCCCTATGGGCACTGA
- a CDS encoding amidohydrolase family protein: MSVPTSSASLYPPGGFGAPKDRRGHAQGSVGLPAGTQVFSADNHISLADDIFYERFPEDMKDRAPRIWYEDGAYQIGRKGKSFLPGDFSSVLMQYDPLDGSGSANIDARAADLRADGIAKELAFPNALLALLFYPDKEVRELAFRVYNEYIADLQERSGGAFYGVGLINWWDPAGARRTLDELKSLGLKTFLLPLSAGKDDDGKVIDYGSTAMIPVWDAIEESGVPVSHHIGESPLSAPCEVNSVVVGMMHNVAPFRELFSKYVFSGIIDRHPGLSIGWFEGGINWVPSAIQDAEHMNASYQHMYNRPIEHEVRYYWDNHMRASFMVDPLGLSLIDRIGRDRVMWSSDYPHNESTWGYSEKSLASVVEAVGPHDAAKIVSGNVIDFLGL; encoded by the coding sequence ATGTCGGTTCCGACCAGCAGTGCTTCGTTGTACCCACCCGGCGGATTCGGGGCACCCAAAGATCGTCGCGGCCACGCCCAGGGTTCGGTGGGCCTGCCGGCCGGCACCCAGGTGTTCTCGGCCGACAACCACATCTCGCTGGCCGACGACATCTTCTACGAGCGGTTCCCCGAGGACATGAAGGACCGGGCGCCGCGCATCTGGTACGAGGACGGCGCCTACCAGATCGGCCGCAAGGGAAAGTCGTTCCTGCCCGGCGATTTCAGCAGCGTGCTGATGCAGTACGACCCCCTCGACGGGTCCGGCAGCGCCAACATCGACGCGCGGGCGGCGGATCTGCGCGCCGACGGCATCGCCAAGGAGCTGGCGTTCCCGAATGCCTTGCTGGCGTTGCTGTTCTACCCGGACAAGGAGGTCCGGGAGCTGGCGTTCCGGGTCTACAACGAGTACATCGCCGATCTGCAGGAGCGCTCCGGCGGCGCCTTCTACGGCGTCGGGCTGATCAACTGGTGGGACCCGGCCGGCGCCCGGCGCACCCTGGACGAGCTGAAGTCGCTGGGGCTCAAGACATTCCTGCTGCCACTGTCGGCGGGCAAGGACGACGACGGCAAGGTCATCGACTACGGCAGCACGGCGATGATCCCGGTGTGGGACGCGATCGAGGAGTCCGGAGTGCCGGTCTCCCACCATATCGGCGAGTCGCCGCTGTCGGCCCCGTGCGAGGTGAACAGCGTGGTCGTCGGCATGATGCACAATGTCGCGCCGTTCCGGGAGTTGTTCTCCAAGTACGTCTTCAGCGGCATCATCGACCGGCATCCGGGCCTGAGCATCGGCTGGTTCGAGGGCGGGATCAACTGGGTGCCCTCGGCCATCCAGGACGCCGAGCACATGAACGCGTCCTACCAGCACATGTACAACCGCCCGATCGAGCACGAGGTGCGGTACTACTGGGACAACCACATGCGCGCGTCGTTCATGGTGGACCCGCTCGGCCTGTCGCTGATCGATCGCATCGGCCGCGACCGGGTGATGTGGTCCTCGGACTACCCGCACAACGAGAGCACGTGGGGCTACTCGGAGAAGTCGCTGGCGAGCGTGGTCGAGGCGGTCGGCCCGCACGACGCGGCGAAGATCGTCAGCGGCAACGTGATCGACTTCCTGGGCCTGTAG
- a CDS encoding TetR/AcrR family transcriptional regulator, producing MTTPRPYASLLAKGEDRRQRILAVAQRMLTQNGWRSTTLAQIAREAGVSPAGLLHHFQSKDQLLHAVLDARDAADAEGADLGGDLIVEIGKVAERIERSPDLVGTFVVMLVENLMPDAPLHDRLLDRWKIAVGIVADIIRRNQEIGRYRPDLDPDIRAIEIVAFINGMEISWLLDHSIPLSEVFTEYTRSLARDLCPDAER from the coding sequence GTGACTACTCCTCGTCCTTACGCTTCCCTGCTCGCCAAGGGCGAAGATCGGCGGCAGCGCATCCTGGCCGTTGCTCAGCGAATGCTCACCCAGAACGGTTGGCGTAGTACGACTTTGGCTCAGATCGCGCGCGAAGCGGGCGTGAGTCCGGCCGGGCTGCTGCATCACTTCCAGTCGAAGGATCAGCTGCTGCACGCGGTGCTGGACGCCCGGGACGCGGCCGACGCCGAGGGCGCCGATCTGGGCGGCGACCTGATCGTCGAGATCGGCAAGGTTGCCGAACGTATCGAACGCTCACCGGATCTGGTGGGCACCTTCGTGGTCATGCTGGTGGAGAACCTGATGCCCGATGCTCCCCTGCACGACCGCCTGCTCGACAGATGGAAAATCGCCGTCGGCATCGTCGCCGACATCATCCGTCGCAACCAGGAGATCGGACGGTATCGGCCCGACCTCGACCCTGACATCCGGGCTATCGAAATCGTCGCTTTCATCAATGGAATGGAGATCTCATGGCTGCTCGATCACTCGATCCCGCTGAGCGAGGTGTTCACCGAGTACACCAGGTCGCTGGCTCGAGATTTATGTCCGGACGCGGAACGATGA
- a CDS encoding SRPBCC family protein, with the protein MKLDNTFTIPVPAAQAWPVLLDLERIAPCVPGAAITSVEGDDFHGKIKVKLGPVGLSYSGIIKVVSQDEQAGIAVLEGRGRETRGNGTAKATITCKLVETDGATDVFVDTDLSITGKPAQFGRGALADVAGTLIGQFATNLADEITSATPEAAEPGAAEPSPTVSAFPGSGNNSAPAASAQPTRKAAEPIDLLAAAGANNATRYGGVAALVLIGLLFAVFRRRRSARPLR; encoded by the coding sequence ATGAAACTCGACAACACCTTCACCATCCCGGTCCCCGCCGCGCAGGCCTGGCCGGTGCTGCTCGACCTGGAACGCATCGCGCCCTGTGTGCCGGGCGCCGCGATCACCTCGGTCGAGGGCGACGACTTCCACGGCAAGATCAAGGTCAAGCTCGGCCCGGTCGGGTTGAGCTACAGCGGCATCATCAAGGTCGTCTCGCAGGACGAGCAGGCCGGTATCGCGGTGCTCGAGGGCCGCGGCCGCGAAACCCGCGGCAACGGCACGGCGAAGGCGACGATCACCTGCAAGCTCGTCGAAACCGACGGCGCCACCGATGTCTTCGTCGACACCGACCTGTCGATCACCGGGAAGCCGGCGCAGTTCGGGCGGGGCGCGCTGGCCGATGTCGCCGGCACCCTGATCGGCCAGTTCGCCACCAACCTGGCCGACGAGATCACCTCGGCCACACCGGAAGCCGCGGAACCCGGCGCGGCGGAGCCTTCCCCCACCGTCTCCGCGTTCCCCGGGAGTGGGAACAACTCCGCACCTGCCGCGAGCGCGCAGCCGACCCGCAAGGCGGCCGAGCCCATCGACCTGCTCGCGGCGGCCGGGGCGAACAACGCGACGCGTTACGGCGGCGTGGCCGCCCTGGTGCTCATTGGACTACTCTTCGCGGTCTTCCGACGCAGGCGGTCTGCCCGGCCGCTCCGGTGA
- a CDS encoding (2Fe-2S)-binding protein — MTDVDIEVRINGALRHDRVPPRLTLADYLRERCGLTGTHLGCEHGVCGACTVLLDGSAVRSCLIFAVQADGAELTTVEGIAGADGELSPVQSAFRDQHGLQCGFCTPGFIVSATAFLRENPDPTDAEIREAVSGNLCRCTGYQGIVRAVRAAADSADAAEPADTPKPTTQQA, encoded by the coding sequence ATGACTGACGTCGACATCGAGGTACGCATCAACGGCGCGCTGCGCCACGACCGGGTGCCCCCGCGGCTGACCCTGGCCGACTATCTGCGCGAGCGGTGCGGCCTGACCGGCACCCATCTCGGCTGCGAACACGGCGTGTGCGGGGCCTGCACGGTCCTGCTCGACGGCTCGGCCGTGCGGTCCTGCCTGATCTTCGCGGTCCAGGCGGACGGCGCCGAGCTGACCACCGTCGAGGGAATCGCCGGTGCCGACGGCGAGCTGTCCCCCGTGCAGTCGGCGTTCCGCGATCAGCACGGACTCCAATGCGGTTTCTGCACACCGGGATTCATCGTCTCGGCCACGGCGTTCCTGCGCGAGAATCCCGATCCCACCGACGCCGAGATCCGCGAGGCCGTTTCGGGCAACCTGTGCCGCTGCACCGGCTACCAGGGCATCGTGCGGGCGGTCCGCGCCGCGGCCGATTCGGCCGATGCCGCGGAGCCCGCCGACACCCCGAAGCCGACCACGCAGCAGGCGTGA